A genome region from Baekduia alba includes the following:
- the dnaA gene encoding chromosomal replication initiator protein DnaA: MTPDPAPIWTRLQAELRRRVPDATYDIWLAPLAWGGLEHDDRVVLLAPADVRDWVGQRFAAVIEEAARTLLGAGATVELRDVSAAGATPSPSAGAPPSKAFTRDEPVAALFDDAVSRLNPKYTFEQFVIGDANRFAHAAALAVAELPGQAYNPLFIVGPPGVGKTHLLHSIGNYVRAYGGGLAVRYTTVERFTNEFLEALKARDVDAFKHRYRRNDVLLIDDVQFLESKVKTEEEFFHTFNALHETGSQLVLTSDRPPRDMAALEDRLRQRFESGLLVDIREPDPATRLTVLRKRAHHDGIELADPAVLELIAARVTDNLRSLEAALIRVVAYASLTDKAIDAALADEVLTQLYGRQQERAIAAGGPETVDRIQDLVAETFGLTREELLSPSRAARVAWPRQVAMYLAREHTHETLPAIGRRFGGRDHSTVLHACKRAVARLGTDPDAYDAVTRITARLTDPGRGDAV, from the coding sequence GTGACGCCGGACCCTGCCCCCATCTGGACCCGCCTGCAGGCGGAGCTTCGACGCAGGGTCCCGGACGCCACGTACGACATCTGGCTCGCCCCGCTGGCCTGGGGCGGGCTGGAGCACGACGACCGCGTCGTGCTGCTCGCGCCCGCCGACGTGCGCGACTGGGTCGGCCAGCGGTTCGCCGCGGTGATCGAGGAGGCAGCGCGCACGCTGCTGGGCGCCGGCGCGACGGTCGAGCTGCGCGACGTGTCCGCCGCGGGCGCGACGCCCTCCCCGTCCGCGGGCGCCCCACCCTCCAAGGCGTTCACGCGCGACGAGCCGGTCGCCGCGCTCTTCGACGACGCGGTCTCGCGGCTGAACCCGAAGTACACGTTCGAGCAGTTCGTCATCGGCGACGCCAACCGCTTCGCCCACGCCGCGGCGCTCGCGGTCGCCGAGCTCCCGGGCCAGGCCTACAACCCGCTCTTCATCGTCGGCCCGCCCGGCGTCGGCAAGACCCACCTGCTGCACTCGATCGGCAACTACGTGCGCGCGTACGGCGGCGGCCTCGCGGTGCGCTACACGACCGTCGAGCGCTTCACGAACGAGTTCCTGGAGGCCCTCAAGGCCCGGGACGTCGACGCCTTCAAGCACCGCTATCGCCGCAACGACGTCCTGCTGATCGACGACGTGCAGTTCCTCGAGTCCAAGGTCAAGACCGAGGAGGAGTTCTTCCACACCTTCAACGCACTGCACGAGACCGGCAGCCAGCTGGTCCTGACGTCGGACCGCCCGCCGCGCGACATGGCGGCGCTCGAGGACCGGCTGCGCCAGCGCTTCGAGTCCGGCCTGCTCGTCGACATCCGCGAGCCCGACCCGGCCACGCGCCTCACGGTGCTGCGCAAGCGCGCGCACCACGACGGCATCGAGCTCGCCGATCCCGCGGTCCTGGAGCTCATCGCCGCGCGCGTCACCGACAACCTCCGGTCGCTCGAGGCCGCGCTGATCCGCGTCGTCGCCTACGCGTCGCTGACCGACAAGGCGATCGACGCCGCGCTGGCCGACGAGGTGCTGACCCAGCTCTACGGCCGCCAGCAGGAGCGCGCGATCGCCGCCGGCGGGCCCGAGACGGTCGACCGCATCCAGGACCTCGTCGCCGAGACCTTCGGGCTCACGCGCGAGGAGCTGCTCTCGCCCTCCCGTGCCGCGCGCGTCGCCTGGCCCCGCCAGGTGGCGATGTACCTCGCGCGCGAGCACACGCACGAGACGCTGCCCGCGATCGGGCGGCGCTTCGGCGGCCGCGACCACTCCACCGTCCTCCACGCGTGCAAGCGTGCCGTGGCGCGCCTCGGCACCGACCCGGACGCCTACGACGCCGTGACGCGCATCACCGCCCGTCTGACCGATCCCGGCCGGGGCGACGCGGTTTGA
- the dnaN gene encoding DNA polymerase III subunit beta, with amino-acid sequence MKLSVASADLLAQLQSVSRVASTRSAVQALSGVQLAATADGVELRATDMEIALRVPLTAEVQREGTVVLPARLLLDVARSLPKNADRVELELRPEQQDVEVVAGHAKFHLRTLRAEDFPPLPGVGGSDSDDTVVDVPAHAFVDTIEMVSKSASRDETRPILTGILVSASGSELRMVATDSYRLSVKETKLEVPLDPGFEANVPARALDELRSVVGNTGADVIRIGVRSNQVVFEVGGAVLSSRLIDGQFPNYNQLIPDGYEHQLRISGEELGDVVKRISLMAQKNAPLRLAFGDGELTVSAQTPDVGEASEPLPVPFAGEPFEIGFNPEFLRDGLDSVGSDDLILKLISPLRPGLIEGADESGFLYLIMPIRLNV; translated from the coding sequence GTGAAGCTTTCCGTCGCGAGCGCCGATCTGCTCGCACAGCTGCAGTCCGTGTCCCGCGTCGCGTCCACGCGCTCCGCCGTCCAGGCCCTGTCCGGCGTGCAGCTGGCTGCGACCGCCGATGGCGTCGAGCTGCGCGCGACCGACATGGAGATCGCGCTCCGCGTCCCGCTCACCGCCGAGGTCCAGCGCGAGGGCACCGTGGTCCTGCCGGCGCGCCTCCTGCTCGACGTCGCGCGGTCGCTGCCCAAGAACGCCGACCGCGTCGAGCTCGAGCTGCGGCCCGAGCAGCAGGACGTCGAGGTCGTGGCCGGCCACGCGAAGTTCCACCTGCGCACGCTGCGCGCCGAGGACTTCCCGCCGCTGCCCGGGGTCGGTGGGTCCGATAGCGACGACACCGTCGTCGACGTCCCCGCGCACGCGTTCGTGGACACGATCGAGATGGTGTCCAAGTCGGCGTCGCGGGACGAGACGCGGCCGATCCTGACGGGCATCCTGGTGTCGGCCTCCGGGTCGGAGCTGCGGATGGTCGCCACGGACTCCTACCGGCTCAGCGTCAAGGAGACCAAGCTCGAGGTGCCGCTGGACCCGGGCTTCGAGGCCAACGTGCCGGCCCGCGCGCTGGACGAGCTGCGCTCGGTCGTCGGCAACACCGGCGCCGACGTCATCCGGATCGGCGTGCGCTCCAACCAGGTCGTGTTCGAGGTCGGCGGCGCCGTCCTGTCCTCGCGGCTGATCGACGGCCAGTTCCCGAACTACAACCAGCTGATCCCCGACGGCTACGAGCACCAGCTGCGGATCAGCGGCGAGGAGCTCGGGGACGTCGTCAAGCGCATCTCGCTGATGGCGCAGAAGAACGCTCCGCTGCGGCTGGCCTTCGGCGACGGCGAGCTGACGGTGTCTGCGCAGACGCCGGATGTCGGCGAGGCCTCCGAGCCGCTGCCGGTGCCGTTCGCCGGCGAGCCGTTCGAGATCGGGTTCAACCCGGAGTTCCTGCGCGACGGCCTGGACAGCGTCGGGTCCGACGACCTCATCCTCAAGCTCATCAGCCCCCTGCGGCCCGGCCTGATCGAGGGCGCCGACGAGAGCGGCTTCCTCTACCTGATCATGCCGATCCGCCTCAACGTGTAG
- the recF gene encoding DNA replication/repair protein RecF (All proteins in this family for which functions are known are DNA-binding proteins that assist the filamentation of RecA onto DNA for the initiation of recombination or recombinational repair.), whose translation MRVERLRLRDFRTYAAADVAIGPGLTVLHGPNGAGKTNMLEALYFGCTSRSCRTGNEREMVRFDAPAARVEVDTRDRDGDAHTLSVGFQPGEAKRLKVDGAPVERLTDSPARPLVSVFLPDRLELVKGAPAGRRAHLDQVVAALWPGRAGNRAQYSRVLAQRNALLGRVRGGRVDEGALDAWDAELARWGIALRDDRAAAVERVGARFPELASELGLNGAAEVRYRPRSRADDAEALVSELRERRASDLERGFSQHGPHRDDLVLVRDGRELKAYGSQGEQRLALLALLLAERAELADERGAPPLMLLDDVMSELDADRRGLLVARLDDGGQAVVTTTDLAHVPGGGAPDVARLKVSPGGAVLQEASPESSSEAAA comes from the coding sequence GTGCGCGTCGAGCGCCTCCGTCTGCGGGACTTCCGCACCTACGCGGCAGCCGACGTCGCGATCGGGCCGGGGCTGACGGTGCTGCACGGCCCCAACGGCGCGGGCAAGACCAACATGTTGGAGGCGTTGTACTTCGGCTGCACGTCGCGGTCGTGCCGGACGGGCAACGAGCGCGAGATGGTGCGCTTCGACGCGCCGGCGGCGCGGGTCGAGGTCGACACGCGCGACCGCGACGGTGACGCGCACACGCTGTCGGTGGGCTTCCAGCCCGGTGAGGCCAAGCGCCTGAAGGTCGACGGCGCGCCCGTCGAGCGGCTGACCGACTCGCCGGCCCGGCCGCTGGTGAGCGTCTTCCTCCCCGATCGGCTGGAGCTCGTGAAGGGCGCTCCGGCGGGCCGCCGCGCGCATCTGGACCAGGTCGTCGCCGCGCTGTGGCCGGGCCGGGCGGGCAACCGCGCGCAGTACTCGCGGGTGCTGGCGCAGCGCAACGCGCTCCTGGGCCGGGTGCGCGGCGGCCGGGTCGACGAGGGCGCGCTGGACGCGTGGGACGCCGAGCTCGCGCGCTGGGGCATCGCGCTGCGCGACGATCGCGCCGCGGCCGTCGAGCGCGTGGGCGCGCGGTTCCCGGAGCTGGCGAGCGAGTTGGGGCTCAACGGCGCGGCGGAGGTCCGGTACCGCCCGCGCTCGCGCGCCGACGACGCTGAGGCCCTCGTGTCCGAGCTGCGCGAGCGGCGGGCGTCGGATCTGGAGCGCGGCTTCTCTCAGCACGGGCCGCACCGCGACGACCTCGTCCTGGTGCGCGACGGGCGCGAGCTCAAGGCCTATGGGTCGCAGGGCGAGCAGCGGCTGGCGCTGCTGGCGCTCCTGCTGGCCGAGCGCGCTGAGCTTGCCGACGAGCGCGGTGCTCCCCCGCTCATGCTGCTCGACGACGTCATGAGCGAGTTGGACGCCGACCGGCGCGGGCTGCTCGTCGCGCGCCTGGACGACGGCGGCCAGGCCGTGGTCACGACGACGGACCTCGCGCACGTCCCGGGCGGCGGCGCGCCGGACGTGGCGCGCCTGAAGGTCTCCCCCGGTGGCGCGGTCCTCCAGGAGGCGTCGCCCGAGTCGTCGTCGGAGGCGGCGGCCTGA